The stretch of DNA GGAACTCTCGTGGcgggaagaagaagaagggggAAATTATGGTTACGCATTCGGATACCAATTTTAATCTCTACCgttcattacttttttttttcaaaaataaaaagtcttgctttttcccttttctttttccatttttcTAAAGATTTAATTTGTATCCCCAATCAACTAAATGTAATAATGTAAATACTtctaatgttattttataaataattgtgatgtaTTTGTTCATTTTTACACTAACAACTAAATGTTTTTTCACTACCTCTTATGTcatttacaacatttttttttacttaaactATTTACAACATTAATGacacttttaattttgataaaaaaaacttagtGTATCTTTAATCCACGATTTACTTTATGGATATTTAgattaatatgttttaatatatttttatttaataacttaataaatatGTTCTCCAATTCAACacttcaaaattattattcacttccaattttaaatcatatacattaaatcaattttaaaaagtacTTCTTTGAGTATTTAGgcattaaacattttttttaaataaaattatattgtttatAAAGATACTTTGAAtccataatataaaataagattacaTTACACAAAATAAGATTATATTACAAGCTTTGTAGAAAATCTATTTATCAAACACAtcaatacaaataaaagaataagTCATAGTAGTCATCACATGATCCttaaataaaattctatttcTCACTAACCACAAGCTCCATACCAAATCTACCCAAATTAAATGTCTTACCCTTTTGCCATACCTCCTCCGTACATTAAGCACTTAAAGTGATTCCTAATAGATATCCAAGACTTGGTGGCACACTTGATACATTTGTACGTGTAAATCTCTTTTAAGACCACTTCAAGAATGGGAATTTTGAGCATCCAATACTTAGTGGcatcctttttttcttttgcccctcacataataataataatagtttaaaattCCATACATCGCATCTAAAATATTACTATGTGCGCGTAAGAACTATATATACCCACGTAACCTTTTTTCATAAAGTTAAAAATGATCTTCAATGGTCGTGAGTTTACAGCAAAACCTTACTTTAATTACCAACCAAAAGTTTACGACAATGAAcgcaaaattaaaataaatattagtaacAATGGCTAATATAATTCCGTTACCAATTACCAACTAACTAGTAAATTACTACAAAAGAAAGTTAGTTATGGAAGTTGCAATTCAGCTTATAGATATATAATGCTTCACATGACTGAACAAGCATTAGGATTTTCATCACTGAATAATTCAAATGAACTTGACCGGCGTGATGATGTAGTAGTATAAGTATAAGACTCCGAGTCAGAATCATTACTTTGATGCGCACAAGCGTACGAATACGGTTGTGAAGACGTATAATACGATGCACGCATGGAAGGAGGATAAGCCGTGTGAAAGCTTCCACCACACACCGTAGGAGGAGGAGGAGATGCCGGTGCGTGAGCGTGATGATAATGCGGTGGGTATTGATTCCGTGGTGGACTCTCATTTGGTGGTGGGCCCATAAATGATACTGATCCTGGACCTGGCCCATAACCATGCATCTGATTCCAATCACCGGATTGTTCGAAAGTAACATTTACACCATCATTCCCTTTTTGCCCCTTATAATAACTATTATTCCTTTTGCCTCCACAATCGTTTGCCGCATCGAATGTAACTTTTTTCTCTGCAACCGGTAACTGGTTACCGGCTGGTAAAGTCACCACATGTCTCACCTCCGGCTTTACTTCATGAAATTGTACACAGCCTCTACCGGTTGGCCATCCTTCACCAAATTTTGCAACGTTATTAGTATTGCAATTGCTATTACCACCCCCACCAACACCACCACCACCTTCGGTTCTTGGTATGTCTTGAAGAACAACCTTAACGGTTTCTTTTTCGTTGCCGTCGCTTTGGTTTCCTTCATCGCTGCTGTCTTGGTCGCTTTGTTTCTCAATGTTGCTTTGATTAGTGCTGTTCTCTGGTTTtggtttcttctttttcttcttctttttctttttcttttttattggtTCTGTTTGATCTGGCCATAACTCCGCGCGTTTCCCCGTTTGTGTTAGTATCTTAATTAATATATCGCTTTCCACGTTTCCCATTACTACCACTTTTTGTTGCTTCAAATCAATTGTTGTGTGATAGACACCTGAATTAACGAAATTATTAACAAGAATCGTCAAAACATAA from Cicer arietinum cultivar CDC Frontier isolate Library 1 chromosome 3, Cicar.CDCFrontier_v2.0, whole genome shotgun sequence encodes:
- the LOC101499471 gene encoding uncharacterized protein, with amino-acid sequence MQWDSISTIFPSQYSSTFIFQNLLSIILSILSSQPFSVITLVSLFRMEATETRPEVVQEQLPPPLPDEQQLQPLMCKSCVLKVSIHCQGCMRKVKKVLQSIDGVYHTTIDLKQQKVVVMGNVESDILIKILTQTGKRAELWPDQTEPIKKKKKKKKKKKKPKPENSTNQSNIEKQSDQDSSDEGNQSDGNEKETVKVVLQDIPRTEGGGGVGGGGNSNCNTNNVAKFGEGWPTGRGCVQFHEVKPEVRHVVTLPAGNQLPVAEKKVTFDAANDCGGKRNNSYYKGQKGNDGVNVTFEQSGDWNQMHGYGPGPGSVSFMGPPPNESPPRNQYPPHYHHAHAPASPPPPTVCGGSFHTAYPPSMRASYYTSSQPYSYACAHQSNDSDSESYTYTTTSSRRSSSFELFSDENPNACSVM